A portion of the Algisphaera agarilytica genome contains these proteins:
- a CDS encoding bifunctional diguanylate cyclase/phosphodiesterase — protein sequence MWSRQKISDSAASSSGPPTTEARQYGSIKPAFAMVAILIGGVFFTWWTVQNTDREMRQDRLAHARLATMAINVERVKALSGTEADLESDDYLRLKEQFAAVRAADPKCRFVYLMGRNEDGSVFFFADSEPAGSEDESPAGQIYEEISDEYLNAFDTVTALVEGPVTDRWGTWVSALVPLVDPDNGELIAMLGTDVDAGNWNQAVAAKAALPAGLFALAGVIAFFYIRLRHSDALIREHQVALNLERDQYQSLVGNIPGATYRCAADDDWTIFFISNQIEQITGYPASDFINNAVRTYESIIHREDAEAVSRSVAEATAAERPYEIEYRICHRNGGTHWVYEKGRCVIDPHGGPECLDGFILDVTERKLAEEHLALAATTDKLTGLPNRTLFLDRLDRRLKQSKRDCSKFAVLFFDFDRFKVVNDSLGHEVGDALLCNIARIFERELRESDTVARFGGDEFVVLLGSLTNDVDAEAKAKRLLEVFADPHSINGHHIVSTASIGLVTNAHAYSSGADMIRDADVAMYRAKANGKGQVATFDFDMRRDAVDRQELEADMRDAISNDQFLLLFQPIIDLSTGQTNGFESLVRWGHPERGMIGPEVFIPIAEETGLIIELGRWVARNAARQIGEWNQGRSDGEHLFVNINLSKRELLDSRICESLVQYRREFALEPQDLRLEITETTIADLRSDLLPMLHKLRDQGFSISMDDFGTGLSSLGALHNYPIDCLKIDKSFILRLDTDRSLLAVVSAITSMTQSLGIPVVAEGIESKETVVALQSIGCRWGQGFFFAEPLPESHVEAYLLDENDHQQTNAA from the coding sequence TTACGTGGTGGACGGTTCAAAACACCGACCGAGAGATGCGTCAGGACCGGCTCGCGCACGCACGCTTGGCAACGATGGCCATCAACGTCGAGCGTGTCAAAGCGCTAAGCGGAACCGAAGCCGACCTCGAATCAGATGACTACTTGAGGCTTAAGGAGCAGTTCGCCGCGGTCCGGGCCGCCGATCCCAAGTGCCGTTTCGTCTACCTCATGGGGCGTAACGAGGACGGCAGCGTCTTCTTTTTTGCCGACAGCGAACCCGCGGGATCCGAAGACGAATCACCGGCCGGTCAGATATACGAAGAGATCTCCGACGAGTATCTCAACGCCTTCGATACCGTGACGGCCTTGGTCGAGGGACCGGTCACCGACCGCTGGGGGACGTGGGTGTCGGCCTTGGTCCCACTAGTCGACCCGGACAATGGCGAACTCATCGCGATGCTGGGCACGGATGTCGATGCGGGCAATTGGAATCAAGCCGTTGCGGCCAAAGCGGCGCTCCCCGCCGGGCTTTTCGCCCTGGCCGGTGTGATCGCGTTTTTCTACATCCGACTTCGCCACTCGGATGCGCTAATCCGTGAACACCAGGTGGCGCTCAATCTCGAGCGGGACCAGTACCAATCCCTTGTGGGCAACATCCCGGGCGCTACCTACCGTTGCGCAGCTGACGACGATTGGACGATCTTTTTCATCAGCAATCAGATCGAGCAGATCACCGGCTACCCAGCCAGCGATTTCATCAACAACGCGGTGAGAACGTACGAGAGCATCATCCATCGAGAGGATGCGGAGGCGGTGTCGCGTAGTGTTGCTGAAGCGACCGCCGCAGAGAGACCTTACGAAATCGAGTATCGGATCTGCCATCGCAACGGAGGCACCCACTGGGTATACGAGAAAGGGCGATGCGTTATCGATCCCCACGGAGGGCCCGAGTGCCTGGATGGCTTTATCCTGGACGTGACCGAGCGTAAACTGGCCGAGGAGCATCTCGCACTCGCCGCGACCACCGACAAGTTGACGGGCCTACCCAACCGCACGTTGTTCTTGGACCGCCTAGATCGCAGGCTCAAACAATCAAAACGAGACTGCAGCAAATTCGCGGTGTTGTTCTTCGATTTCGATCGATTCAAGGTCGTGAATGACAGTCTGGGCCACGAAGTGGGTGACGCGCTGCTCTGCAACATCGCCCGTATCTTCGAGCGGGAACTACGCGAGTCAGACACGGTAGCCCGGTTCGGAGGCGATGAGTTTGTGGTCCTTCTGGGTTCATTGACCAACGATGTCGATGCTGAGGCCAAAGCCAAACGGCTACTCGAAGTATTCGCTGACCCACACAGCATCAACGGCCACCATATCGTATCTACGGCCAGTATCGGTCTCGTGACGAATGCCCACGCCTACAGCTCGGGCGCTGATATGATCCGCGACGCAGACGTTGCGATGTATCGGGCGAAAGCCAACGGCAAAGGGCAGGTCGCTACTTTCGATTTTGACATGCGCAGAGACGCGGTTGACCGTCAAGAACTCGAGGCCGATATGCGCGACGCGATCAGCAACGACCAGTTTTTGCTCTTGTTTCAGCCCATCATCGATTTATCGACGGGTCAAACCAATGGTTTTGAGTCGCTGGTGCGGTGGGGTCATCCCGAGCGTGGAATGATTGGCCCAGAAGTGTTCATCCCCATCGCTGAGGAAACCGGCTTGATTATCGAACTCGGCAGGTGGGTTGCTCGAAACGCCGCCCGACAGATCGGGGAATGGAATCAGGGGCGGTCAGACGGTGAGCATTTGTTCGTGAATATCAACCTCTCCAAGAGAGAGCTTCTCGATTCACGCATCTGCGAATCGCTGGTTCAATACCGACGAGAGTTCGCACTTGAGCCTCAGGACCTACGTCTTGAGATCACCGAGACCACGATCGCCGACCTGCGTTCCGACTTGCTCCCGATGCTCCATAAACTGCGTGATCAAGGCTTCAGTATCTCCATGGACGACTTCGGTACGGGTTTGTCTTCTCTGGGTGCGCTCCATAACTATCCTATCGATTGCCTGAAGATCGACAAGTCGTTCATATTGCGGTTGGATACAGACCGCTCGCTATTGGCAGTGGTGTCCGCAATTACTTCGATGACGCAGAGCCTCGGGATCCCCGTGGTGGCGGAGGGCATCGAGTCCAAAGAGACTGTGGTTGCGCTTCAGTCGATTGGTTGCCGATGGGGGCAGGGATTTTTCTTCGCCGAGCCGCTGCCTGAATCTCACGTAGAGGCCTATCTGCTTGATGAGAACGATCATCAGCAGACTAACGCTGCATAG
- a CDS encoding tetratricopeptide repeat protein — MSLSARRRRRRFRLTLIFGVMFLLVAGVGVRYAMVSDASSQPTTDPRRDAGLAAFAAGDHAQVIAELGPYVANGLADTESTFALASTQLKLSEGDPAMLLNAVTGLRAVLANDPNHRGAAEMLLPVFTEFPGGVEQEGIDIAERVLRSDPDHEISLRARAVLLSSIGRNQQALTATRQWVQTHPDDVLVHRSALDVMKRMGQPETALLDYARALMQSDPNRPAFAQVQAYAHLLADETEPAAAILSDLAQKTPADAEFVTQQVALMDKAGMFEDVLTYLEKLHAESDATLPTEELIRRRFEAGHGDEALALIETLESPNPAQRILQTLLLHSIQHQAEAEEVVRGFESAAGRVNQATAGLLTAAMNVELAGYDAVFAAAREANDAGLYNPYVDFVVAEAFARTGQTDQAISRYESALSQRPSWAKPYLGLASLYLQEGDALEAWSYASAAVQRQPRATEGGILLAQAMAYNPAALSAAQQQDVLDLIDTVQQAQPGEPRTMALKIAVLAGTGKKAEAHKAMREALAVEPPLSAPAMLILIDAAQQYGLDLEGEAQAAYVKRYGQTLAITLIQAQRLLDSGQYDAALELYDAARPEAGGVEWDVNRARLLEQIGGPESTMAWSTLGETHADNLQAQLAQLGSAAAWQDRVAIKDAIERLQALTGENDPLWRIEQARWLLGSEDPVAVAEEADALLDAAIRLQPNSTEALALRGRAQRLLGNPRLAISLLNQAVTLSPDNADARAELALAQRDDGSEEIALETARLAASLDDSSSHAQRRAAQLMIDQGDFASAAGVLARLLEADQAEDRDVFTLAQLYMQTRQQSKAMELVETLVESPYPASVALAADLYAQSGQFAKAESALERLSDLGLAPAAQLRIAAEHHAVFGDDATADAAWLALIEVSPKDAEAWEQLVIHRLRVGRSADAIDAAQTASSELSEAEGFAAFSQHAPIITRIAEVPGAMAMGLAILNEDEHREAAVQALDALDQGHAGKISPDALADRLVALAEASPEFESLWVLSVSLEFEAGRDAFALPRAEAARERFPDSAQSARLLAESYAATAQWREALISTEAWAALSPQSTWEIDVLAARANRELGRPDAAAQGLAPYAESVRANPSARPNLTMEMGLAWAATGRGKDARQLLEPLLESDPAWRLVWLDAAVLKLSSTREASQWLETVESAIPADAWSERAALAQAWWSLGMRDSYTPFRDKGRAMGETLTKTPGESGELWFFVGSAAELDQDYSAAEQAYRRALELDESLAGASNNLAMLITDHGGDLNEAVELARRAVDQVPGEPNFHDTLAYVLHRAGRVEEAREAIKRAIELDPGNPLWRTRLNELAIVE, encoded by the coding sequence ATGAGCCTGTCTGCCCGCCGTCGTCGCCGCCGCTTCCGCCTCACCCTGATCTTCGGGGTCATGTTCCTGCTGGTCGCGGGTGTGGGTGTGCGTTATGCCATGGTCAGCGACGCATCGAGCCAGCCGACGACTGATCCGCGCCGCGACGCTGGGCTGGCCGCCTTTGCCGCCGGAGACCACGCCCAAGTCATCGCTGAGCTCGGGCCTTACGTGGCCAACGGCCTGGCCGACACCGAGTCGACCTTCGCGCTGGCCAGCACCCAACTCAAGCTCTCCGAGGGCGACCCGGCGATGCTGCTCAACGCCGTGACCGGCTTGCGGGCTGTCCTGGCGAACGACCCCAACCACCGCGGCGCCGCCGAAATGCTCCTGCCCGTGTTCACCGAGTTCCCCGGCGGGGTCGAGCAGGAAGGCATCGACATCGCCGAGCGCGTGCTGCGTTCGGATCCGGATCACGAGATTTCCCTGCGGGCTCGTGCGGTCTTGCTGAGCTCGATCGGCCGCAACCAGCAGGCGCTGACCGCGACCCGTCAGTGGGTGCAAACGCATCCGGATGACGTGCTGGTCCACCGCTCTGCGCTGGATGTGATGAAACGCATGGGTCAACCCGAAACCGCCCTGCTCGACTACGCCCGCGCCCTGATGCAGTCGGACCCGAATCGCCCAGCATTCGCCCAGGTCCAGGCCTACGCCCACCTGCTGGCGGACGAAACCGAACCCGCCGCCGCGATCCTGAGCGATCTGGCTCAGAAGACTCCCGCGGATGCCGAGTTCGTGACGCAACAAGTCGCGTTGATGGATAAGGCGGGGATGTTTGAAGATGTGCTCACCTATCTTGAAAAGTTGCACGCTGAATCCGATGCGACGCTTCCCACGGAGGAGTTGATCCGCCGCCGCTTCGAAGCCGGTCACGGCGATGAAGCGTTGGCTCTGATCGAGACGCTTGAAAGCCCGAACCCCGCGCAACGCATCCTCCAAACCCTGCTACTTCATAGCATCCAACACCAAGCCGAGGCCGAAGAAGTCGTCCGCGGTTTCGAGTCGGCGGCCGGGCGTGTCAATCAGGCCACGGCGGGCCTGCTGACCGCGGCCATGAACGTGGAATTGGCGGGCTATGACGCCGTCTTTGCCGCAGCGCGTGAGGCGAACGACGCCGGGCTGTACAACCCGTATGTGGACTTCGTGGTGGCCGAGGCGTTTGCGCGGACAGGTCAGACCGACCAGGCGATCAGCCGGTACGAGTCGGCCCTGAGCCAGCGTCCTTCGTGGGCCAAGCCGTATCTGGGGCTGGCCTCGCTGTACCTTCAGGAAGGCGATGCCCTGGAAGCCTGGAGCTACGCCTCGGCGGCGGTGCAGCGTCAGCCGCGTGCCACCGAGGGCGGGATCTTGCTCGCCCAGGCCATGGCCTACAACCCCGCCGCCCTCAGCGCGGCGCAGCAGCAAGACGTGCTTGACCTAATCGACACCGTGCAGCAAGCCCAGCCCGGCGAGCCGCGCACCATGGCTCTGAAAATCGCGGTCCTCGCGGGCACCGGCAAAAAAGCCGAAGCCCATAAGGCGATGCGCGAAGCGTTGGCGGTCGAACCGCCCCTGAGTGCCCCGGCGATGCTCATCCTCATCGACGCGGCTCAGCAGTACGGCCTCGACCTGGAAGGCGAAGCCCAAGCCGCCTACGTCAAACGCTACGGCCAAACCCTGGCGATCACGCTGATCCAGGCCCAACGCCTGCTCGACTCGGGCCAATACGACGCCGCTCTCGAGCTGTATGATGCGGCGCGACCCGAGGCCGGTGGCGTCGAATGGGACGTCAACCGAGCACGGTTGCTCGAGCAGATCGGCGGCCCCGAGTCGACGATGGCGTGGTCGACGCTGGGCGAAACACATGCCGACAACCTGCAGGCCCAACTGGCTCAGCTTGGCAGCGCCGCCGCATGGCAAGATCGGGTCGCCATCAAGGATGCGATCGAACGACTGCAAGCATTGACCGGTGAAAACGATCCGCTCTGGCGAATTGAGCAAGCCCGCTGGCTGCTGGGTTCGGAAGACCCGGTGGCGGTTGCAGAAGAAGCCGACGCGTTGCTCGACGCTGCGATCCGTTTGCAGCCGAACTCGACCGAGGCTTTGGCGCTGCGTGGCCGTGCCCAACGTTTGCTGGGCAACCCCCGCCTGGCGATCTCGCTGCTGAATCAAGCGGTCACCCTGTCCCCCGACAACGCGGACGCCCGTGCCGAGTTGGCTTTGGCCCAACGTGACGACGGTTCGGAAGAGATCGCCCTCGAAACCGCACGGCTCGCTGCATCGCTCGACGATTCCTCGTCTCACGCTCAGCGCCGTGCCGCTCAACTCATGATCGACCAAGGCGATTTCGCCTCCGCTGCGGGCGTGTTGGCTCGTTTGTTGGAGGCCGATCAAGCCGAGGACCGCGATGTGTTCACGCTGGCTCAGCTGTACATGCAGACCCGCCAGCAGTCGAAGGCTATGGAACTGGTCGAGACCTTGGTCGAATCGCCCTATCCCGCTTCGGTGGCGTTGGCGGCCGACCTATACGCTCAATCGGGCCAATTCGCGAAAGCGGAATCCGCGTTGGAGCGGCTCAGCGATCTGGGGCTTGCCCCCGCTGCTCAGCTGCGTATAGCGGCCGAACACCACGCGGTGTTTGGTGACGATGCCACCGCCGACGCGGCCTGGTTGGCTCTGATCGAAGTTTCCCCGAAGGACGCCGAGGCCTGGGAGCAGTTGGTTATCCACCGTCTGCGGGTTGGCCGTTCCGCCGATGCGATCGACGCCGCCCAAACCGCGTCGTCCGAGCTGTCCGAGGCTGAAGGCTTCGCGGCGTTCTCCCAACACGCTCCGATCATCACCCGGATCGCTGAGGTCCCGGGTGCGATGGCGATGGGCTTGGCGATCCTCAACGAAGACGAGCACCGCGAGGCAGCGGTGCAGGCGCTCGATGCTCTGGATCAGGGGCACGCGGGCAAGATTTCTCCCGACGCGTTGGCGGATCGTTTGGTCGCTTTGGCCGAAGCCTCGCCTGAGTTTGAATCGCTTTGGGTGTTGTCGGTGAGTCTGGAATTTGAAGCGGGGCGAGACGCATTCGCCCTGCCGCGAGCGGAAGCGGCCCGTGAACGCTTCCCGGACTCGGCGCAATCAGCCCGCCTTTTGGCGGAGTCGTACGCCGCCACCGCTCAGTGGCGTGAAGCGCTCATCTCCACCGAGGCCTGGGCTGCGCTGTCGCCCCAAAGCACTTGGGAAATCGACGTGTTGGCCGCCCGGGCCAACCGTGAGCTGGGACGGCCCGACGCCGCGGCGCAGGGCTTGGCACCTTACGCCGAGTCCGTGCGGGCCAACCCCTCCGCTCGGCCGAACCTGACGATGGAAATGGGGCTGGCCTGGGCTGCTACGGGGCGTGGCAAAGACGCCCGGCAACTGCTCGAACCGCTGCTGGAGTCGGATCCGGCCTGGCGATTGGTCTGGCTGGATGCGGCCGTGCTGAAACTATCGAGCACCCGCGAGGCCTCTCAATGGCTGGAGACCGTGGAGTCGGCGATTCCTGCCGACGCCTGGAGCGAGCGAGCCGCCTTGGCTCAGGCCTGGTGGTCGCTGGGCATGCGTGACAGCTACACGCCGTTCCGCGACAAGGGGCGTGCGATGGGCGAAACGTTGACCAAGACCCCGGGCGAGTCGGGCGAGCTTTGGTTCTTCGTGGGTAGCGCGGCTGAGCTCGACCAGGACTACTCCGCCGCGGAGCAGGCTTACCGACGAGCGCTAGAGTTGGATGAGAGCTTGGCCGGTGCCAGCAACAACCTGGCGATGCTCATCACCGACCACGGCGGCGATCTGAACGAAGCCGTTGAACTGGCTCGCCGCGCGGTCGACCAGGTGCCCGGCGAACCGAACTTCCACGACACGCTGGCCTACGTGCTGCACCGAGCCGGCCGGGTCGAGGAAGCGCGGGAAGCGATCAAGCGGGCGATCGAGCTCGACCCCGGCAACCCGCTGTGGCGGACGCGTCTGAACGAGTTGGCGATCGTCGAGTAA
- the mreC gene encoding rod shape-determining protein MreC has protein sequence MASPLLSSQRLLLLITAALILNSQLPSSIASLAGNVLAPVVNFASLPLRGPVYSTATKIAEREDSSDFAHPGVPKTEDELRRAYGLALVEIERLKQEYQELKQRLELIEGVQAIDAPETRPLTAKVTGYRNPGPRQVITLNRGSRQGIQPGMTVVYETVLVGRVVDPVGPSSADVELVTSHDGGLQVRINQPGLVAPEENIRVRRSENDPDYFVAEVPKDSLLRAGAVVVLADAVNYSDARGRLLGIVERKAPYTPDPELLDQLWIRAAVLDTPYRKEVAVLLPKADEDAPGN, from the coding sequence ATGGCTTCCCCCCTCCTCAGCTCGCAGCGTCTGCTCCTGCTCATCACCGCGGCGCTGATCCTCAACAGCCAACTGCCCTCGTCCATCGCCAGCCTGGCGGGCAATGTGCTTGCGCCCGTCGTGAACTTCGCCAGCCTGCCGCTGCGTGGGCCCGTCTACAGCACCGCGACGAAGATCGCCGAGCGCGAGGATTCGTCCGACTTCGCCCACCCCGGCGTCCCCAAAACCGAAGATGAACTCCGCCGCGCCTACGGCCTGGCGCTGGTCGAAATCGAACGCCTCAAGCAGGAATACCAGGAACTGAAGCAGCGCCTCGAGCTCATCGAAGGCGTCCAGGCCATCGACGCCCCCGAAACCCGTCCGCTCACCGCCAAGGTCACCGGCTACCGCAACCCCGGGCCGAGGCAGGTCATCACGCTCAACCGCGGGTCGCGCCAAGGCATCCAGCCCGGCATGACCGTGGTGTATGAAACCGTCCTTGTGGGGCGGGTGGTCGATCCCGTCGGGCCGTCGAGTGCCGATGTCGAGCTGGTCACGTCCCACGACGGCGGGCTTCAGGTCCGCATCAACCAGCCCGGCCTGGTCGCGCCCGAAGAAAACATCCGGGTCCGTCGAAGCGAAAACGACCCCGACTACTTCGTGGCCGAGGTCCCCAAAGATTCGCTGCTTCGCGCCGGTGCGGTGGTTGTCCTCGCCGACGCGGTGAACTACAGCGACGCCCGCGGCCGACTGCTGGGCATCGTCGAACGCAAAGCCCCGTACACCCCCGACCCCGAGTTGCTCGACCAGCTCTGGATCCGCGCCGCCGTGCTGGACACGCCTTACCGCAAAGAGGTCGCGGTGCTGCTGCCCAAGGCCGATGAGGACGCGCCCGGGAACTGA
- the trhA gene encoding PAQR family membrane homeostasis protein TrhA translates to MQNPAVESDPTRGEEWANVATHGFGLAAALTAATLLIVFAGLGGEPWRIVTLSVFGATLIAVYGISTLYHLIQHPPSKRVLRKLDHAAIFLLIAGTYTPLMLVTLGGGWGWSLFGVVWGLAAAGLTLKLVCFDRFGWTQLGLKLTMGWLVVIAIGPAIAAMSTPGLLWVIAGGLAYSVGVVFFLWEGLKYNHAVWHLFVLAGSTCHVMAMVTDVLPRG, encoded by the coding sequence ATGCAAAACCCTGCCGTCGAATCCGACCCCACCCGGGGCGAAGAATGGGCCAATGTCGCCACCCATGGCTTCGGCCTTGCTGCGGCCCTCACGGCGGCGACGCTGCTGATTGTGTTTGCCGGGCTGGGCGGCGAGCCGTGGCGGATTGTGACGCTCAGCGTCTTCGGGGCCACGCTCATCGCGGTCTACGGCATCTCGACCCTTTACCACCTCATCCAGCACCCGCCTAGCAAACGGGTCTTGCGCAAGCTCGACCACGCGGCGATCTTCCTGCTGATTGCCGGGACGTACACGCCGCTGATGCTGGTCACCCTCGGCGGGGGTTGGGGCTGGAGCCTCTTCGGCGTCGTCTGGGGATTAGCCGCGGCGGGGCTGACGCTGAAGCTGGTCTGCTTTGATCGCTTCGGCTGGACCCAGCTGGGGCTCAAGCTGACCATGGGCTGGCTGGTGGTGATCGCCATCGGCCCGGCCATCGCCGCGATGTCCACGCCCGGACTGCTCTGGGTGATCGCGGGCGGGCTGGCCTATTCGGTCGGCGTGGTCTTCTTCCTCTGGGAAGGGCTCAAGTACAACCACGCGGTCTGGCACCTGTTTGTCCTGGCGGGCAGCACCTGTCACGTCATGGCGATGGTCACCGACGTCCTGCCCCGCGGCTAA
- a CDS encoding rod shape-determining protein — translation MTDPGNEPPLIFDNLLSFFSVDMGIDLGTCNTLVCVRGEGIVLNEPSVVAVKRNTNQVLQNGNAVGWVAKEMLGKTPGSITAIRPLKDGVISDFEITEAMLGYFIRKVNGKRPFVKPRVVIAVPSGITAVEKRAVLDSAERAGARRVYLVEEPMAAGIGANLPIVEATASMIVDIGGGTTEVAIMSLADIAQCESVRVAGDDLDEAIINHMKKAYNLMIGEQTAEKIKIQIGSAAPDGEETNMEVRGRDMISGLPRKTVITSEEIREALQEPLSSIIETVTRTLERCEPELAADLVDNGIVLAGGGALLRGIDVVISNATGLDCRIAEDPLTCVARGTAIYLEHLEEWKSTMENDMDDM, via the coding sequence TTGACCGATCCCGGAAACGAACCACCATTGATCTTCGATAACCTCCTGAGCTTCTTCAGCGTCGACATGGGCATCGACCTGGGCACGTGCAACACCCTGGTGTGCGTCCGGGGCGAGGGCATCGTGCTCAACGAGCCGTCCGTGGTCGCGGTCAAGCGCAACACCAACCAGGTCCTGCAGAACGGCAACGCCGTGGGCTGGGTCGCCAAAGAGATGCTCGGCAAGACGCCCGGCAGCATCACCGCCATCCGCCCGCTCAAGGACGGCGTGATCTCCGACTTCGAGATCACCGAGGCGATGCTCGGCTACTTCATCCGCAAGGTCAACGGCAAGCGGCCGTTCGTGAAACCCCGTGTCGTCATCGCCGTGCCCTCGGGCATCACCGCCGTCGAGAAGCGGGCCGTACTCGACTCGGCCGAGCGTGCCGGGGCCCGCCGGGTCTACCTCGTCGAGGAGCCCATGGCCGCCGGTATCGGAGCGAACCTGCCCATCGTCGAGGCGACCGCGTCGATGATCGTCGACATCGGCGGCGGCACCACCGAGGTTGCCATCATGTCGCTGGCCGATATCGCTCAGTGCGAATCGGTCCGCGTGGCGGGTGACGACCTCGACGAGGCCATCATCAACCACATGAAGAAGGCCTACAACCTGATGATCGGCGAGCAGACCGCCGAGAAGATCAAGATCCAGATCGGCTCGGCCGCGCCCGACGGCGAAGAGACCAACATGGAAGTCCGCGGCCGGGACATGATCTCCGGCCTGCCCCGCAAGACCGTCATCACCTCCGAAGAAATCCGCGAAGCTCTTCAGGAGCCGCTCTCTTCGATCATCGAGACCGTGACCCGCACCCTCGAGCGCTGCGAGCCCGAGCTCGCCGCCGACCTCGTGGACAACGGCATCGTCCTCGCGGGCGGTGGCGCTCTGCTCCGCGGCATCGACGTGGTGATCTCCAACGCCACCGGCCTGGACTGCCGCATCGCCGAGGACCCGCTCACCTGCGTCGCCCGTGGCACCGCCATCTACCTCGAGCACCTCGAGGAATGGAAGTCGACCATGGAAAACGACATGGACGACATGTAA
- a CDS encoding HEAT repeat domain-containing protein, whose product MNSIPTPIRPCLLVSMLLVCVTTLVSLPVAAGPIEDAEPRAVQILLDSARSEDPLLRSHAIEAAKAMPDRALPMVTLALDDENPGVRYAALATAGRLQLEALGPQAATMARDITQPDYVKAAALFAAARCGEEVDLGRLAAMLWDDNIGTRSNAAMLFGWMEDPQVIPVLLDASEAPMDRARPIERELVRLQITESLLNLGHDDSLKALRGAAYSSHDEVRILATLMLGKALDRGMEGNLIGFLAKNPIELRLAAAESLARMGSLEGLPVIFEAAQHPVATVRSQAAFALAQADSDPEAVGQLVGLMDDPNDRVRISAAAAILESLHR is encoded by the coding sequence ATGAATTCAATTCCCACTCCGATCAGGCCGTGCCTCCTTGTCTCCATGCTGCTGGTTTGCGTGACCACGCTGGTATCGCTCCCCGTGGCGGCCGGCCCTATCGAGGACGCCGAGCCCCGTGCGGTGCAGATTCTGTTGGACTCAGCCCGGTCCGAAGACCCGCTGCTGCGTTCCCACGCCATCGAAGCGGCTAAGGCGATGCCCGACCGAGCCCTGCCGATGGTCACACTGGCTCTGGACGATGAGAACCCCGGGGTGCGTTACGCCGCGTTGGCCACGGCCGGCCGGTTGCAACTCGAAGCCCTGGGCCCTCAAGCCGCGACCATGGCCCGCGACATCACCCAGCCCGACTACGTGAAGGCCGCCGCCCTCTTTGCCGCGGCCCGCTGCGGCGAAGAGGTCGATCTCGGTCGGCTGGCCGCCATGCTCTGGGACGACAACATCGGGACCCGCTCCAACGCCGCGATGCTGTTCGGCTGGATGGAGGACCCGCAAGTCATCCCTGTGCTGCTCGACGCCAGCGAGGCCCCGATGGACCGCGCCCGCCCGATCGAACGCGAACTGGTTCGGCTGCAGATCACCGAATCGCTGTTGAATCTCGGCCACGACGACAGCCTCAAGGCCCTGCGCGGCGCCGCCTATTCCAGCCACGACGAGGTGCGGATCCTCGCGACGCTCATGCTCGGCAAGGCGCTGGACCGGGGCATGGAAGGCAACCTCATCGGCTTCCTGGCGAAGAACCCCATCGAGCTGCGGCTGGCCGCAGCCGAGTCGCTGGCCCGGATGGGGTCGCTGGAGGGGCTGCCGGTGATCTTCGAGGCGGCCCAGCATCCCGTGGCCACTGTGCGTTCTCAGGCCGCGTTCGCCCTGGCCCAGGCCGATTCGGACCCCGAGGCGGTTGGCCAACTCGTCGGGCTGATGGACGACCCCAACGACCGGGTCCGCATCTCGGCCGCCGCCGCGATCCTCGAATCCCTGCACCGTTAA
- the mreD gene encoding rod shape-determining protein MreD yields MNWIVFSITAYIFFALQAGLEPLWTVGDATPNLLLILAVFVGVSARKAAVPWAMLIVGLLLDTLPGPLKDQGVILGPHAVGYLVGAYAVLQLRNLLFRESTITIVLMVFAVGGFAALVETLIYALRGLPWLANQGLDWSTTEQLWRRLQELVYTAAVAVPVGLVLQSSRKLWGFTGRSKNERVF; encoded by the coding sequence TTGAACTGGATCGTTTTCTCCATCACGGCCTACATCTTTTTCGCCCTGCAGGCGGGGTTGGAGCCGCTGTGGACGGTGGGCGACGCAACGCCGAACCTGCTGCTGATCCTCGCGGTCTTCGTCGGTGTGTCGGCCCGCAAGGCGGCTGTGCCTTGGGCGATGCTGATCGTGGGACTGCTGCTGGACACGTTGCCGGGGCCGTTGAAGGACCAGGGCGTGATCCTCGGCCCGCACGCCGTGGGTTATCTCGTCGGCGCTTATGCGGTGCTACAGCTACGCAACCTGCTGTTCCGCGAGTCGACGATCACGATCGTGCTGATGGTCTTTGCCGTGGGCGGGTTTGCGGCGCTGGTCGAGACACTGATCTACGCGCTGCGTGGTTTGCCTTGGCTGGCGAACCAGGGGCTGGACTGGAGCACCACCGAGCAGCTCTGGCGGCGCTTGCAGGAACTGGTCTACACCGCCGCGGTCGCGGTGCCCGTCGGGCTTGTGCTGCAGAGCAGCCGAAAGCTCTGGGGCTTCACCGGCCGATCCAAGAACGAACGGGTCTTTTAG